The genomic segment GGGGCTTGCAACTCGCGGGCGGGGGTCACGTACCGGTGGCCAGGCAATACCCTCGGTGACCCACCACACGTGGTTGGCGTACGACTTCTTGCTGCAAAGGAGTACGGGGTCGCGTGCAGAACTCTCCGGAGTGGAAGAGGGGGACGCCATGACGTCGACCGCCCGCCGGAGCCTGCCGCCCAACGCGGACCTGGCCCGGCTCATCGAAGCGAGCGGCGTCAGCCGCAAAGCCCTCGCCCACCGCATCAACCAGCTCGCTCACCAGGCCGGGCTGACCACCGACTACTCCCATACCTCGGTGGCGAACTGGTGCCGGCGCGGCATGACCCCGAAGTGGCCGGTGCCCCAACTCCTCGCCCAGGCCATCGGCGAACGCCTCGGACGACCGGTGCGGCTGGCCGAGATCGCCATGGGCGAGGCGGAGACAGCGGACCCGGATGTGGGGTTGGATTTCCCCAGGGATCCCGCCGACGCCGTCCGCGTCGCCACTTCGTTCTGGAGTTCCGTGAACCGCCGCGACTTCCTCACCGGCAGCAGCTTCGCCGTCTCCGCCTTCACCACCCCCGTCACGCGCTGGCTGGTCAACCCTGCCGACGGAGCCGCCGCCCACCGCGGCGGCGTCCGCGTCGGCCAGGGTGACCTCGACGAACTGCGCGAGGCAGCCGACGACGCCCGGCGCTGGGACTCCAAATACGGCGGCGGTAACTGGAAGGCCAACTCCGTCACCGCCTGCCTCGAACACCGCGCCACCCCATTGCTGCAGGGCTCCTTCACCGACGGCGTCGGCCGCGACCTGTTCTCCGTCACCGCTGAGCTCTCCCGCCTGGCAGGCTGGACAGCCTTCGACGTCGGCCAGCACGAAGCCGCCCAACGCCACTTCATCCAAGCCCTCCGCCTCGCCCGGGCTGGCGGCGACGTACAACTCGGCTGCTACGTCCTGACCACCATGGCCATGCAATCCCTGCTGCGCGGCTTCGCCGACGAAGCCGTCGACATGGCCCAAGGCGCCTTCGAACGCGCCAAGAGCGAAGCTGCCCCACGGGTGCTGGCCTTCACCAAACTCATCGAGGCCCGCGCCCACGCCCGCACCAACGACGCACGAGCCGCCTCCGCCGCCCTGGCCGCCTCCGAAAACCTCCTCGGCCAGGCGCGCACCGGCGGCCCGGAGCCCGCCTGGATCGACTTCTACAACCACGCGCGGCTGTCCGCGGACGCCGCCGAGGTGTACCGCGACCTGAAGAACCCCAAGGCGGCCCTGGCCTGGAACCGACAGGCAACCGCCATGCCCACCGGCGTCTTCACCCGCTCGGTCGGCATGCGCCTGGCCATCGTCGGCACCGCCCACCTCCAGGCCCGGGACCTCGACCACGGCCTGGAACTCGGCAACCGATCCGTCGACATCCTCGCCCGTGTCCAGTCCGCCCGAGCACTGGACTACGTACGCGAGTTCAACACCGCCCTCACCCCCTGGCGACGCGAACCAGCCGTACGAGAGTTCCTCCACCGCACCCGCAAGGACCTCGGCATCGCCGCCTGACGACACCGCCAAGCGGGCTGCGCCCTCCCGCGCGATAAGCGGAATGGAACGCGATCGACGAGGCGTAGATCAGCCGGGCGGTGTCCGGAGGCGGGGTGGGTGAACTGGAGGTTCGCGTGCATGGGTCACGCGTCCCGCGCCGCCCCCGGACACCGATCCCCTACCCATGCCGTTCCGAGCTGACCCCTCGGCGGCTCTGCGCCCGCCGGGGCCGGCGGTCCGAGGGTGGGCATGGCGGAGGCCCGGCGGATGGTCCGCCGGGCCTCTTCCCGTGTTCACGCGCCTGTCGCGCTTGTTGTGGTTACCAGCGGTACCAGCGGTGGCGGCTGCCGGACGAGTGGGTGCCGCGCATGACGAAGCCGAGCAGCCAGACGACCAGCACCACGACCGCGACCCACCAGAGGATCTTGAGCGCGAAGCCGGCACCGAAAAGGATCAGCGCGAGCAGTAGAACCAAAAGCAGTGGACCCATGGTTATCAACCTCCTGACCAGCGGATGCCCTGTCGTGCACGGGTCATGCATCCCAAAATCTGGACACTGGTAACCGTCATGGCAGCGGCATCGACCGCGATCCCGGCAGGTGCGCTGGCGGTATGCCGGCGATCCCAGAGCCGTGGAAGGGGAGGCGGGGGACCGGGGCGGTCTCGGCTGGCACCCTGGTCAGTTGGCTGCGTTGTTGCGGAGCTTCTCGTTGAGTTGGAGGGCTTCTTCGAGTTGGTCTTCGAGGGCGACGATGCGGCAGGCGGTTTCGATGGCGGTGCCCTGGTCGACGAGTTCGCGGGCGCGGGCGGCGATGCGCAGTTGGTAGCGGGAGTAGCGGCGGTGGCCGCCCTCGGACCGCAGGGGGGTGATCAGGCGGGCTTCGCCGATCGCGCGGAGGAACGCTGCGTTGGTGCCGATCATTTCGGCGGCGCGGCCCATGGTGTAGGCGGGGTAGTCCTCGTCGTCGAACCGGTCGGCCGGGCTCGGGCCGGCGGGATTCGTAGGGGGCTGGTCGGTCATTACGCCTCTTCGTGTCTGATGGTCATGCGGCCTCCTGGGGAAACGCGTGGAGGGGCCCCGGGAGCCGTACTGGCTTCCGGGGCCCCATGGGGCGGATTCAAACACCATCTACTTCTACTACCGGCGTGTGCGTGCCGGTCCTGCCGTATCCGCAGTGCCGCGTAGGGGGAACGCGGGGTGCGGGGATCTTGAATGCTTGACCGGGGACCACCTTCCAATCCGGGGCCTTGCGAGTGCCCGCACACACCTGCCGTGCGGGCGATCCTGATGGTGTCGCTCCGAACCTTTCCTGCTCGTACCTGAACGACGAAAAACTACTGACCTGCTGGTACTTCAGATACTGCGGTCCTGCGGTCACAACTGAACTGCACTTCACACGCTGTGTTTCACCAACTGCTACCTGCGTGGCGGCCCCTTCTGGGCCGCCCAGCCCGGCAATCAACCCCTGCGACCCTCCCGCATGAAGCGGCCGCCGGATTCCACTGCCGTGCCGTACCTACGTGAACAACCGAACTGCTGATACTGCGACCTGCTGGTGGCCTTCACCGCACCACCGTCCGGCAGCCAGCCCCGTCGCCTGTCCTGCAACTGCTCTGGCTTAGAACCCCACTGCCGAACCTCCTGGTGCGCGCGCCCGCAGCCGACGCCTTCACCAAGAGACCACTCATCCACTGCTGGTAGTGCTGGTACTGCTGTCAGAACTGCACTTGCTGTACTGCGTTTATGCCTACTGCGGTCCTGCACGGCGACCCCTGTGCGGGTCACCTGGCCCGGCAACCAACCCTGCGGCCACGTGCACTGAACGGCCGCCGGATTCCATCACCGTGCCACACACTCTGCGCGCCAGTTCGTGTCTGCCGCGCCCTGCTGTCTTCTTGGCTACGACAGGAACACTACCCACACCCCGACGCGAATGTCTACCGCAGTCAGGATAGATTTTCGGCCCAGCGGGGAGCAGGCATACTGCGCCCTACCGGCACGATCAGAAAATGCGTCAGGGCACGGAAGGGGCAGGAGAACGGGCATGCGAAGTGACCGCTCACCGGTTCCGGAGACGGACATCTGCGACCTGTGCGCCCGACGGCTCACCAAGGGGTGCCAGCTGGGCGTCGTCCCGGACTCCTCCGCGATCCACGCCCGCAGCCCGGCGCGCGACGGCCGGCGGCTGGTCGTCGCGTGCTCCCCGAGCGCTTGGCCGTCCTCCAGCAGGAGTACCGCACCCGCCCGTACGTGCCCGAGGAACTGTGGGCCGGGCAGATCGACCGCGCGCTGGAGCACCACCCCCAGGCACTCACCCGGGATGCCCTGTCGGCGGCCACGGGCCTGAGCCTTCTGGAAATCCAGCGCGCCCTGGCCTGGAAGAAGCACCGCGACTGGCAACCGTACGAGCAGGACTCGCAGACACCCGAAGCCGGCTGAGTCGACCCGCCTGCTCGCGCGTCCTTCAGTTCTATCGGCGGCGCGGCCGGTGCGTGTCGGCCGGCGCGGGGGCTGCTCGTACGCCGGCGGCGAGGGTGTTGCGGGCTGTTAGCCATTCCAAGGCTGCGGGTGGAGACGGCGCCGGTGGCTCTTCCAGCTCTCTACGGCACCCTTCAAGTGAAGTATCGGCGCTGGCGTGCTCAGCCAGTTGGCGATGCGCCATGGGCTGAGTCCGCCTCGCGTCGCCCCAGCCATTCCGACACCAGAACGGGTGCCCCGGTTGCTCCCCGCGTGCACCCTGCGTGCACCCTGCGTGCACCGGAGCGTCGAAGGATCCCTATCTGTGCAGCTCAGGAAGCTTTCCCAGCTGTACTTCGACCTCTAACCGGTCCGGTCCGCCCACCTGGCGCGATCACATTGGCTGAGCCCTGGTGCCCTCCGTAGGGAAGGCGCCAGGGCTCAGTGCTGTGCGCGAAGTGCTGTCTGCGCGTTCACCTGCCTGGCAGCGTCAGGATCCGGACGGGTGCATCCGTCTCAAGGCTGCGGGATCAATCGAGCCCGGCAGGTCCGAGGCCGGCAGCCTCGGCGGCAAGTTCGCTGCGGATCAGCTCCAGCAGGCGTCCGACCCAGTTCCGGCCGCGTTCGCCGGCTTCACCCCAGTAGAGCGAGTCGAAACTGGAGTAGAGGATCTTGGCATCACTTGTGCCGAGCAGAAGCTGCGCGAGCGCCGGGTGCTGGGCGTACTTGGCACGCATCAGCTCTGCCATCACGGCGGGTCGAGCCTCGGCCCAGCCTGGCCGTCGAGGAGTGGATTCAGCGATTCGCTGGGCGGCCCGGTCGTTCTCGGCGCTGAGTACGGCTTGGCGCTGGGCCTTGTCGTCGGTGGACAGCGCCAGGTAGGCACGGTCGACGTTCGGGTACTCGACCCCGCATACGTTGACCGGACACGGGTACTCGTTTCGCAGAGCGAGGAGCCCGGGATTCTCCGGCCAGTCCTTCGTTCCGACCGTTTGGGTGAGCGTGATCGCTGCGGCCTGCGGCTGGACGGGGCCGAAGGCCTCGTGCCTGACTGCGTAGTCAGCTCTGGCGGTGTTGTTCTGGGCGAAGTAGTCGAGCGCCGAGGCGTGCATCTTCTCGGTGACGACCTCCTGGTTGCGCGGCATCCGACCTCCGATGCCCACTGCCAGGACCTGGACGGGCCAGTCCTTGCTGTCCATGTCGCCCAGGTAGCGGCGCAGATGTTCGGGAACCGCCAGGTAGGCGTCCAGCAACCGCTGCCGACGATCTTCAGTGCGGTCGGCCAAGTAGCCATTGACGGCGGCCCGGCAGCGGCCCCTCGAATCGGGGCGATCGTTCAGCTTGTCGATCTCGTCGCGGACCTCACCGAGAAGCGTCTCGGGGGTGACCCTGGACTGCGGTTCGGCGAACTTCCAGACAGCAAGGTGATGGACCGAGGCCCGGGCTCCTTCTTCGAGTGTTGTGGCGACCCATCCAGAGCGGAGCTTCTCCTCGAACTCAGCCAAGTCGACCAGGCCCCAGCAATCGATCAAGCCGTCGGCATAGATGATCAAGTCGGTCAGGTAGTAGCTGCCGTTGCGGATGAACGCGGGCCGGGTGATTCCGGGTATCTGCTCGCCGTCGACGTGACGGTATGTGCGGTGCTGGGGCATGTTGGGCAGCATAGGCGTGCCGCGAGGTCGCAGGCTCGGCCATTTCCAGGTCGCAGGGCACCCTGGTCGTCAGCGGCAGGCCCTGCGGTCATCCGCAGCCGTACGAGCTGAGATGCCGAAGACCACAATGCCCCGCGCGACACCGCACGAGCCTGTGGACGTGGAGGCGCTCTTCCCGGAGTTGGCGCCGCTGACTGCACAGCAGGGGTACATGCCGCGCTGAGCCGTCGACAACGCGAAGACCTGCCACAGGCGGCCACTCAGCAAGTGATCTATCCGATCACCCAATCTGGAGCTTTGCTCCGATCCCGATCACGATACTTTCCACCCCCAGGTGCACCAGCGGTGCACCGAAGGACGGAACGCCTGACGAAGAGCCACCGTCGAAGAGTGCGGCGGCCTCGCTGTGTTCGGTGCGCCCCAGCCCGGCCCGGATGACTGGACACGGCGTCGAGAGGGACCAATCATTGGTCGGATGATCATGGGATCGGCATCGCTATGGGACAAATTCGACCGGATGAGAAGCGCGTCGGGCTTCTTGACACCTGCTGAACTGCTGGAACTCGCCGATAGCGGCACTGTCGTACTCGACCCGTTTTCGGTGATCCTGTCCAAGCAGGTCACCATCGGCCCGGGCAATCTCTTCTATCCCGGTGTGGTCATCGAATGCGACGACGAAAGCCATTGCGTCATCGGTGGCGACACCGTATTCCATGGCGGGACGCGCATCGCTGCGAGCGCGGGCGGAAGCATCACGATCGGAGACAGGTCCGTGATCGGAGAAGGCGGTGCCCAGATCAAGTCAACGACCGCAGACTCCGAGGTCTCGATCGGTGACGGTGTCCGGATCGTCAACGGCGCCGAGGTTCTCGGACACAGTCGGATCGGCACGGGCTGCCAGATCCTCGGGCCCATCTCGGCCCGGTCGGTATCCCTGGCCGATGGCGCAACGCACGCTCATCCCAACCCCGACCGACGTGGAGCCGTCCTCAAAGGGTTCGGCCGGGCCCAAGGCATCCGGCTCGGTGTCGGAGAAGTCATCAACGGGTCAGGCGATTTCGGCTCCGCTCCCGTAGAACGACAGCGGGTCTACCATCCCCTTGCCCCGAACTCCTGAGTGGAGTGGAGAGCGATTACTGACGAAGAGTCAGATATATTGACTGAGCCCTGGTGCTCTCCTCACGGAGGGCGCCAGGACCAGGGCGCCGTGTCGGTGTTCATGACGTACGACGCCCTGGCCTCAAGGGTTCACGCCGCTGCCTGGCCTGCCGGCCATGAGGGCAGCTCGGGCGGGGCGCCCGCCTCTCGAACCGTGGAACCGTCCTGAGCGGTCAGTTCTCGTTGTGTCTCATGGATCTCCGCGAGCAGATGCTTCACTCGGTCTTCCAGACGCGGGCCGGCGGTCCCGTGGGGGACGGTCACCCAGACCGGGCCGCCTTGCCGCGTATCGCCCACGGCGTGGCCGAAGAAGCCCTTGACGTCGCTTCCGTGCTCGACGATCCGCGCACCGCAGTAGTCGACCAGTTCCCGCAGGGATGCGACGGAGTCCGGGCGTGCGTACTCGCGCCCCTGCGCGATGAACTCATTGAGGCAGGCCCGCAGCCGGTCGGCTTCCTCGAAGGTCATCTCCACGTGGTGCCACTTCGCGGTGGTGCCGATGGTGAGGTCGAGCTGCGGCAGCGGGGCGTGCGGCATGTGCTGCATGACGAGGTCGAGTGTCTCTGCCTCGCGCCCATACTTGGTGTGGATCACCGGGTGGAGCGCCAACTCCATGGCGTCCTCCTCCGTGGCGCGGGCATCACGCCCTAAGCTCACAAAATGGGTATGTGGCCCGTTCCTCCACGTCAGGCTCACGGCCCAGCAGCTGAAGACGACCTCACGCACGCGAATTCCGGGCCCC from the Streptomyces sp. RKAG293 genome contains:
- a CDS encoding hydrophobic protein, with the translated sequence MGPLLLVLLLALILFGAGFALKILWWVAVVVLVVWLLGFVMRGTHSSGSRHRWYRW
- a CDS encoding NADAR family protein, translated to MPQHRTYRHVDGEQIPGITRPAFIRNGSYYLTDLIIYADGLIDCWGLVDLAEFEEKLRSGWVATTLEEGARASVHHLAVWKFAEPQSRVTPETLLGEVRDEIDKLNDRPDSRGRCRAAVNGYLADRTEDRRQRLLDAYLAVPEHLRRYLGDMDSKDWPVQVLAVGIGGRMPRNQEVVTEKMHASALDYFAQNNTARADYAVRHEAFGPVQPQAAAITLTQTVGTKDWPENPGLLALRNEYPCPVNVCGVEYPNVDRAYLALSTDDKAQRQAVLSAENDRAAQRIAESTPRRPGWAEARPAVMAELMRAKYAQHPALAQLLLGTSDAKILYSSFDSLYWGEAGERGRNWVGRLLELIRSELAAEAAGLGPAGLD
- a CDS encoding MerR family transcriptional regulator → MTDQPPTNPAGPSPADRFDDEDYPAYTMGRAAEMIGTNAAFLRAIGEARLITPLRSEGGHRRYSRYQLRIAARARELVDQGTAIETACRIVALEDQLEEALQLNEKLRNNAAN
- a CDS encoding sporulation protein produces the protein MTSTARRSLPPNADLARLIEASGVSRKALAHRINQLAHQAGLTTDYSHTSVANWCRRGMTPKWPVPQLLAQAIGERLGRPVRLAEIAMGEAETADPDVGLDFPRDPADAVRVATSFWSSVNRRDFLTGSSFAVSAFTTPVTRWLVNPADGAAAHRGGVRVGQGDLDELREAADDARRWDSKYGGGNWKANSVTACLEHRATPLLQGSFTDGVGRDLFSVTAELSRLAGWTAFDVGQHEAAQRHFIQALRLARAGGDVQLGCYVLTTMAMQSLLRGFADEAVDMAQGAFERAKSEAAPRVLAFTKLIEARAHARTNDARAASAALAASENLLGQARTGGPEPAWIDFYNHARLSADAAEVYRDLKNPKAALAWNRQATAMPTGVFTRSVGMRLAIVGTAHLQARDLDHGLELGNRSVDILARVQSARALDYVREFNTALTPWRREPAVREFLHRTRKDLGIAA